The Providencia sp. PROV188 genome includes a region encoding these proteins:
- the mutS gene encoding DNA mismatch repair protein MutS — MTENQSFESHTPMMQQYLKLKAQHPDILLFYRMGDFYELFFDDAKKASQLLDISLTKRGQSAGQPIPMAGVPHHAAENYLARLVQMGESVAICEQIGDPATSKGPVERQVVRIVTPGTITDEALLNERQDNLLAAVWQESQGYGFATLDIASGRFIISEIDDEESLKAELQRTRPAELLYPEDFASMSLIELNKGLRRRPLWEYELDTAKQQLNLQFGTKDLIGFGVENAHKALRAAGCLLQYVKDTQRTALPHIRSIIMEKQQDNVILDAATRRNLELTQNLAGGTENTLAAILDKCVTPMGSRMLKRWLHTPLRNLTVLNNRQQAIGALQQYDFELQPFLRQIGDLERVLARLALRSARPRDLTRMRHAFQQYHDIHQILAQSDCDYLGALTQRIGQFDELQSLLEKAIVDAPPVLVRDGGVIAPGYNGELDEWRALADGATDYLDRLEIREREKLGIDTLKVGYNAVHGYYIQVSRGQSHLTPIHYVRRQTLKNAERYIIPELKEYEDKVLTSKGKALAIEKALYDELFDMLLPHLAALQTSAEALAELDVLSTLAERADTLGYACPQLTDKPGIQITEGRHPVVEQVLSEPFISNPLSLSPQRRLLIITGPNMGGKSTYMRQTALITLLAYIGSFVPASKAVIGPIDRIFTRVGASDDLASGRSTFMVEMTETANILHNATEHSLVLMDEIGRGTSTYDGLSLAWACAENLVNRIKAMTLFATHYFELTTLPEKLEGAVNIHLDAIEHGDTIAFMHNVQDGAASKSYGLAVASLAGVPKEVIKRAKQKLKELEVISNNANASHVDSAQLSFLGSVEEEPSPVLAALEEIDPDKLTPRQALDWLYRLKEMDK; from the coding sequence ATGACAGAAAACCAAAGTTTCGAATCCCATACGCCGATGATGCAGCAGTACTTAAAACTCAAAGCACAACATCCCGATATTTTGCTGTTTTATCGTATGGGGGATTTTTACGAACTGTTCTTTGATGATGCTAAAAAAGCCTCTCAGTTACTGGATATCTCTCTCACCAAGCGTGGTCAATCTGCAGGTCAACCTATCCCGATGGCGGGCGTTCCTCACCATGCAGCCGAAAACTATTTAGCGCGATTGGTACAGATGGGAGAATCTGTCGCCATTTGTGAGCAAATTGGTGATCCTGCCACCAGCAAAGGTCCTGTTGAGCGTCAAGTGGTGCGCATTGTGACACCGGGTACCATCACCGATGAAGCCTTACTTAATGAACGCCAAGACAACTTACTGGCAGCGGTATGGCAAGAGTCCCAAGGGTATGGCTTTGCGACCTTAGATATCGCATCGGGTCGTTTTATCATCAGTGAAATTGATGATGAAGAGTCATTAAAAGCCGAGCTTCAGCGTACCCGTCCAGCGGAATTACTTTATCCTGAAGATTTCGCTAGCATGTCATTGATTGAACTTAATAAAGGCTTACGCCGTCGCCCATTATGGGAATATGAATTAGACACTGCAAAACAGCAATTAAACCTGCAATTTGGTACCAAAGACTTAATCGGATTTGGCGTCGAAAATGCGCATAAAGCCTTACGGGCTGCGGGTTGTTTGCTGCAATATGTGAAAGATACTCAGCGAACTGCACTGCCGCACATTCGTAGCATTATCATGGAAAAACAACAAGATAATGTGATTTTAGATGCCGCAACTCGCCGAAATTTAGAGCTAACCCAAAACCTTGCGGGGGGAACCGAAAATACCCTTGCCGCGATTTTGGACAAGTGTGTCACCCCAATGGGGAGCCGTATGCTAAAACGCTGGCTTCATACCCCATTGCGTAACCTCACTGTGTTGAATAACCGCCAGCAAGCCATTGGCGCACTGCAACAATACGACTTTGAGTTACAGCCGTTCCTTCGCCAAATTGGTGATTTAGAACGTGTACTCGCTCGCCTCGCATTACGCTCAGCGCGTCCTCGTGACTTAACGCGTATGCGCCATGCATTCCAGCAATATCATGATATTCACCAAATTCTGGCGCAATCCGATTGCGACTACCTCGGTGCGTTAACGCAACGTATTGGTCAATTCGATGAGCTTCAAAGCTTGCTCGAAAAAGCAATTGTTGATGCCCCTCCGGTTTTAGTTCGTGATGGCGGTGTCATTGCCCCAGGTTACAACGGCGAACTCGATGAATGGCGAGCGCTGGCAGACGGTGCAACAGATTACCTCGACCGTTTAGAAATTCGTGAGCGTGAAAAACTGGGTATCGATACCCTAAAAGTGGGCTATAACGCGGTACACGGTTACTACATTCAAGTAAGTCGTGGACAAAGCCACCTCACGCCAATTCATTATGTTCGTCGCCAAACGCTGAAAAACGCGGAGCGCTACATTATCCCTGAATTGAAAGAGTATGAAGATAAAGTCCTGACATCAAAAGGCAAAGCGCTAGCTATCGAAAAAGCCTTGTATGATGAACTGTTTGATATGCTGCTGCCACATTTAGCCGCGTTACAAACCAGTGCCGAAGCGCTGGCTGAATTGGATGTTCTATCCACCCTCGCGGAGCGTGCAGACACCCTTGGATATGCCTGTCCTCAATTAACAGATAAACCTGGCATTCAAATTACTGAAGGTCGTCATCCGGTTGTCGAGCAAGTGCTTAGTGAGCCTTTTATTTCTAACCCGCTATCCCTTTCTCCCCAACGCCGCTTACTGATCATTACTGGTCCCAATATGGGCGGTAAAAGTACCTATATGCGCCAGACTGCACTGATCACCTTACTGGCCTATATCGGCAGTTTTGTGCCAGCCAGTAAAGCCGTCATTGGGCCAATTGACCGTATTTTCACACGCGTCGGAGCCTCTGATGACCTCGCATCTGGGCGTTCAACCTTTATGGTAGAGATGACCGAAACGGCGAATATTCTGCACAATGCCACTGAACACAGCTTAGTATTGATGGATGAAATTGGTCGCGGTACATCTACCTATGATGGGCTTTCTTTAGCGTGGGCATGTGCTGAAAACTTAGTTAATCGCATCAAAGCAATGACCTTATTTGCAACTCACTATTTTGAATTAACCACCTTACCGGAAAAGCTGGAAGGTGCGGTCAATATTCACCTCGATGCGATTGAACACGGTGATACCATCGCCTTTATGCATAATGTGCAAGACGGCGCGGCAAGCAAGAGTTACGGTTTAGCCGTTGCTTCACTGGCTGGCGTCCCAAAAGAGGTGATCAAACGCGCGAAGCAAAAACTCAAAGAGCTGGAAGTTATCTCCAATAATGCCAATGCGAGTCATGTAGATAGTGCTCAGCTGAGCTTCTTAGGGAGTGTGGAAGAGGAACCATCTCCAGTATTAGCCGCTTTAGAGGAAATCGACCCTGACAAGCTAACGCCACGCCAAGCCCTTGATTGGCTATATCGTTTAAAGGAAATGGATAAGTAG
- the miaE gene encoding tRNA isopentenyl-2-thiomethyl-A-37 hydroxylase MiaE encodes MDEYAELLAPIKQFLQCETPDAWIHKASQPENLPTILKDHLLCELKAAQSAMFLIRKYAVDKESAAILLEWFKPYEAFAYDRIGDVHTLKNKNQISKQILAKKQSPYSQDLIDKMVLLIKEELHHFYQVLEIMHQRDIAYDGITAGRYAKGLFNHLDPHDPKTLVDKLIIGAYIEARSCERFAKLAPHLDEQLANFYTSLLRSEARHYQDYLQLAQLISKTDITERVRFYGEVEAQLISTPDDDFKFHSGVPID; translated from the coding sequence ATGGATGAGTACGCTGAATTATTAGCGCCAATTAAGCAATTTTTGCAGTGTGAAACTCCCGATGCGTGGATCCACAAAGCCAGTCAGCCTGAAAATTTACCGACGATTTTGAAGGATCATCTGCTGTGTGAATTAAAAGCGGCGCAAAGTGCCATGTTTTTAATTCGCAAATATGCAGTGGATAAAGAAAGTGCGGCGATTTTATTAGAGTGGTTCAAACCCTATGAAGCCTTTGCATATGATCGCATTGGTGATGTTCACACATTGAAGAATAAGAACCAAATTTCAAAACAGATCCTAGCAAAAAAACAGTCTCCGTATAGCCAAGATTTGATTGATAAAATGGTGTTGTTAATCAAAGAGGAATTGCACCATTTTTACCAAGTGCTAGAAATTATGCATCAGCGAGACATTGCGTATGATGGCATCACCGCAGGGCGTTACGCAAAAGGGTTATTCAACCATTTAGATCCTCATGATCCGAAAACCTTGGTGGATAAGCTTATTATTGGAGCTTACATTGAAGCGCGCTCTTGCGAGCGGTTTGCCAAATTAGCGCCACACTTGGATGAGCAGCTTGCCAATTTTTATACCTCATTACTACGTTCAGAAGCGCGCCATTATCAGGATTACCTACAACTTGCCCAGTTGATTAGTAAAACAGATATTACTGAGCGTGTACGTTTTTATGGAGAAGTTGAAGCGCAGTTGATTTCAACGCCAGATGATGATTTTAAATTCCATAGCGGCGTACCGATTGATTAA
- the rpoS gene encoding RNA polymerase sigma factor RpoS encodes MSQSSLKVNELYNDLDENAMDEAFDESQFKEEDLVSELDEDTELLQSASQRVLDATQIYLSEIGFSPLLTAEEEVFYARRALRGDVASRQRMIESNLRLVVKISRRYNNRGLALLDLIEEGNLGLIRAVEKFDPEKGFRFSTYATWWIRQTIERAIMNQTRTIRLPIHIVKELNIYLRTARELAQKLDHEPSPEEIAEQLDKPVEDVSRMLRLNERITSVDTPIAGDSEKSLLEVLSDDNDSGPENTIQDNNLKENIVKWLYELNPKQREVLARRFGLLGYEAETLEEVGREIGLTRERVRQIQVEGLRRLKDILQGEDLTLEALFNM; translated from the coding sequence ATGAGCCAAAGTTCGCTGAAAGTTAACGAGTTGTATAATGACCTCGATGAAAATGCGATGGATGAAGCATTTGATGAGAGTCAATTCAAAGAAGAGGATCTAGTTTCAGAACTGGATGAAGACACGGAGTTACTCCAAAGCGCGAGTCAACGTGTTTTGGATGCAACCCAAATTTATCTCAGTGAAATTGGATTCTCTCCACTCCTCACCGCAGAGGAAGAAGTTTTCTATGCCCGCAGAGCCCTTCGGGGGGATGTGGCATCGCGTCAGCGCATGATAGAAAGCAACCTTCGCTTAGTGGTAAAAATATCTCGCCGTTATAACAACCGAGGTCTTGCCTTGCTCGATCTGATCGAAGAAGGAAATCTTGGGTTGATTCGTGCAGTTGAAAAGTTTGATCCTGAAAAAGGCTTCCGTTTTTCAACATATGCGACTTGGTGGATCCGTCAAACGATTGAACGTGCCATCATGAATCAAACCCGAACAATCCGTCTACCGATTCATATCGTCAAAGAACTCAATATTTACCTTCGTACAGCCCGTGAACTTGCTCAAAAGCTCGATCACGAGCCAAGTCCTGAAGAGATAGCTGAACAATTAGATAAACCTGTTGAAGATGTCAGCCGAATGCTACGTTTAAATGAGCGCATTACATCGGTTGATACGCCTATCGCAGGGGATTCTGAGAAGTCATTGCTGGAAGTATTATCGGATGATAATGATTCAGGGCCTGAAAACACTATCCAAGATAACAACTTAAAAGAGAATATCGTTAAGTGGTTATATGAACTCAATCCTAAGCAACGTGAAGTCTTAGCGCGTCGTTTTGGTTTGTTGGGATATGAAGCGGAAACTCTGGAAGAGGTTGGGCGCGAAATTGGGCTCACTCGTGAAAGAGTTCGTCAAATTCAGGTTGAAGGTTTAAGACGTCTAAAAGATATTTTACAAGGCGAAGATTTAACGCTGGAAGCGTTATTCAATATGTAA